One Leucoraja erinacea ecotype New England chromosome 5, Leri_hhj_1, whole genome shotgun sequence DNA segment encodes these proteins:
- the degs1 gene encoding sphingolipid delta(4)-desaturase DES1 isoform X2 yields the protein MGPDHNLKWIVTLMVAVQVLAFYLVKDLDWKWVMFWAYMFGGCVNHSITLAIHEISHNAAFGNKYAQFNRYFGMFANFPVGLPYSVSFKRYHMDHHRYMGGNGIDVDIPTKFEGWFFCTRLRKLFWVILQPLFYATRPLYINPKPITHLEITNLVVQLTFNLLIYHLWGAKPIVYMLAGSLLGMGLHPISGHFIAEHYMFLKGHETYSYYGPLNLITFNVGYHNEHHDFPSVPGCRLPQVKKIAADYYDNLPQYSSWVKVLYDFIMDDTVSPFSRIKRTVKDAKQD from the exons ATGGGACCAGATCACAACCTAAAATGGATTGTCACCCTGATGGTAGCAGTACAAGTTCTGGCCTTCTACCTTGTAAAGGACTTGGACtggaaatgggtgatgttctgggcATATATGTTCGGTGGGTGTGTAAACCATTCCATCACACTGGCTATccatgaaatctcccacaatgctGCCTTTGGGAACAAATATGCACAGTTCAACCGCTACTTTGGCATGTTTGCTAACTTCCCTGTTGGCCTGCCGTACTCTGTCTCCTTCAAGAGGTACCACATGGACCACCATCGCTACATGGGTGGGAATGGTATTGATGTGGACATTCCCACAAAATTTGAGGGTTGGTTTTTCTGCACCAGGTTGAGGAAGCTCTTCTGGGTCATCCTGCAGCCGCTGTTTTATGCCACTCGTCCACTCTACATCAACCCCAAACCCATCACTCATTTGGAGATCACCAACCTGGTTGTTCAGTTAACGTTTAATCTGCTGATTTATCATCTCTGGGGAGCAAAACCAATTGTCTACATGTTGGCAGGATCTCTTCTGGGAATGGGCCTTCATCCAATCTCTGGACATTTCATTGCTGAACACTACATGTTTTTGAAGGGGCATGAAACCTACTCATACTACGGGCCCCTCAATTTAATCACCTTCAATGTTGGTTATCACAATGAACATCATGACTTCCCCAGCGTTCCAGGCTGCAGACTCCCACAA GTGAAGAAGATAGCTGCTGATTATTATGACAACCTGCCTCAGTATTCTTCTTGGGTAAAAGTGCTCTATGACTTCATCATGGATGATACTGTCAGCCCCTTCTCGCGTATCAAGAGAACAGTGAAAGATGCCAAACAGGACTAG
- the degs1 gene encoding sphingolipid delta(4)-desaturase DES1 isoform X1: MGNRVAREDFEWVYTDQPHTTRRREILAKYPEIKLLMGPDHNLKWIVTLMVAVQVLAFYLVKDLDWKWVMFWAYMFGGCVNHSITLAIHEISHNAAFGNKYAQFNRYFGMFANFPVGLPYSVSFKRYHMDHHRYMGGNGIDVDIPTKFEGWFFCTRLRKLFWVILQPLFYATRPLYINPKPITHLEITNLVVQLTFNLLIYHLWGAKPIVYMLAGSLLGMGLHPISGHFIAEHYMFLKGHETYSYYGPLNLITFNVGYHNEHHDFPSVPGCRLPQVKKIAADYYDNLPQYSSWVKVLYDFIMDDTVSPFSRIKRTVKDAKQD, from the exons ATGGGCAACAGGGTGGCGCGCGAGGACTTCGAGTGGGTTTACACCGACCAACCGCACACCACGCGGCGGCGCGAGATCCTCG CCAAATATCCTGAGATCAAGTTGTTGATGGGACCAGATCACAACCTAAAATGGATTGTCACCCTGATGGTAGCAGTACAAGTTCTGGCCTTCTACCTTGTAAAGGACTTGGACtggaaatgggtgatgttctgggcATATATGTTCGGTGGGTGTGTAAACCATTCCATCACACTGGCTATccatgaaatctcccacaatgctGCCTTTGGGAACAAATATGCACAGTTCAACCGCTACTTTGGCATGTTTGCTAACTTCCCTGTTGGCCTGCCGTACTCTGTCTCCTTCAAGAGGTACCACATGGACCACCATCGCTACATGGGTGGGAATGGTATTGATGTGGACATTCCCACAAAATTTGAGGGTTGGTTTTTCTGCACCAGGTTGAGGAAGCTCTTCTGGGTCATCCTGCAGCCGCTGTTTTATGCCACTCGTCCACTCTACATCAACCCCAAACCCATCACTCATTTGGAGATCACCAACCTGGTTGTTCAGTTAACGTTTAATCTGCTGATTTATCATCTCTGGGGAGCAAAACCAATTGTCTACATGTTGGCAGGATCTCTTCTGGGAATGGGCCTTCATCCAATCTCTGGACATTTCATTGCTGAACACTACATGTTTTTGAAGGGGCATGAAACCTACTCATACTACGGGCCCCTCAATTTAATCACCTTCAATGTTGGTTATCACAATGAACATCATGACTTCCCCAGCGTTCCAGGCTGCAGACTCCCACAA GTGAAGAAGATAGCTGCTGATTATTATGACAACCTGCCTCAGTATTCTTCTTGGGTAAAAGTGCTCTATGACTTCATCATGGATGATACTGTCAGCCCCTTCTCGCGTATCAAGAGAACAGTGAAAGATGCCAAACAGGACTAG